The following are encoded together in the Blautia obeum ATCC 29174 genome:
- the hypF gene encoding carbamoyltransferase HypF: MSEEITRQIRVYGIVQGVGFRPTVSRHAAARGIHGNVCNKGPYVEIYAQGPEEAVSGFISDIENRPPKRAAILKINVENIENSERYTQFDIIESEKTKGEIFVSPDIAICEECKEEMFDPKNRRYLHPFINCTCCGPRLTILDSLPYDRERTSMKEFPMCPDCAKEYNAPATRRYDAQPVCCNECGPEVYLIGREERGREAITYARKTIAGGGIVAIKGIGGFHLCCDASNETAVRKLRQLKRRPMKPFAVMAKNLEAVRKECEVSAEQTRILDGHQKPILLLDKKKEAKILCPSVAPGNPKVGVMLPYAPVQLLIFTYDDGIEMPEFLVMTSGNTSGAPICRDDQEAEAELSGFCDCMLSHDRKIRIRADDSVMDFYEDRPYMIRRSRGYAPLPFMVSTPYRGQVLAIGGELKNSFCIGVDNRFYPSPYVGDLEDLRTVKALRETVGRMETLLEVEPEIVCCDMHPKYNSVMVAEELGLPVVKVQHHYAHILSCMAENDCAEQVIGVSFDGTGYGTDGTIWGGEILLSDLDGFTRVGSVMPFLQVGGDASSKEGWRIAVSLIYGMTGDRKKAAEITEKLELCTKQEANVQFTMADRKINAVISTSAGRLFDGVSAMLGIRRKSTFEGEASMALEFAAEEYRETMLEKSKQQIQETEKYGYDKEDTDTLSRNENLSETEEIKRMDDKLISAGDRLLLNTESLIKEILNRQLNGEDPGKLAYFFHRELACQITAACVKIRELSGCNKAALSGGVFQNRLLLELTDHMLLEQGFEVLKHQLLPPNDGGIALGQAVYAMAYLEKA, translated from the coding sequence ATGAGTGAAGAGATTACCAGACAGATCCGTGTCTATGGAATCGTGCAGGGGGTAGGATTCCGGCCAACAGTCAGCCGTCATGCAGCTGCTCGTGGAATACATGGAAATGTTTGTAACAAGGGGCCTTATGTGGAAATCTATGCACAGGGACCAGAGGAAGCTGTCAGCGGATTTATTTCAGATATCGAGAATCGACCGCCGAAGCGTGCGGCAATCCTTAAAATAAATGTAGAAAATATAGAGAATTCGGAGAGATATACACAGTTTGATATCATCGAGAGCGAGAAGACAAAGGGTGAAATTTTTGTTTCTCCGGATATCGCAATCTGTGAGGAATGCAAAGAGGAAATGTTTGATCCGAAGAATCGGAGATATCTGCATCCGTTTATCAACTGCACCTGTTGCGGACCGAGACTGACGATTCTGGATTCGCTTCCTTATGATCGTGAGCGGACCAGTATGAAAGAGTTTCCGATGTGTCCGGACTGTGCGAAAGAATACAATGCTCCTGCGACCAGAAGATACGATGCACAGCCGGTATGCTGTAATGAATGTGGTCCGGAAGTGTATCTGATCGGCAGAGAAGAACGGGGCAGAGAAGCAATCACTTATGCGAGAAAAACGATTGCCGGGGGCGGAATTGTTGCAATCAAGGGAATCGGAGGATTTCATCTTTGCTGCGATGCTTCGAATGAAACAGCAGTTCGGAAACTTCGCCAGCTTAAACGTCGTCCGATGAAGCCGTTTGCAGTGATGGCAAAAAATCTCGAAGCAGTCAGAAAAGAATGTGAAGTGAGTGCAGAACAGACCAGGATCCTAGATGGACATCAGAAACCGATCCTGCTTCTGGATAAGAAAAAAGAAGCAAAAATCCTCTGTCCGTCCGTAGCACCGGGCAATCCCAAAGTTGGTGTAATGTTGCCGTATGCACCAGTACAGCTTTTGATTTTTACATATGATGATGGAATTGAAATGCCGGAATTTCTGGTAATGACCAGTGGAAATACTTCTGGTGCGCCAATCTGTCGTGATGATCAGGAAGCAGAGGCAGAATTGTCCGGATTCTGCGACTGCATGCTGTCCCATGACCGCAAGATCCGTATCCGTGCGGACGATTCGGTAATGGATTTTTATGAGGACAGACCATATATGATCCGACGTTCCAGAGGGTATGCACCTCTTCCGTTTATGGTTTCCACACCATATCGAGGACAGGTGCTTGCCATTGGTGGAGAACTCAAGAATTCTTTTTGCATTGGTGTGGATAACCGATTTTATCCGTCTCCATATGTCGGAGATCTGGAAGATCTGCGAACGGTAAAAGCACTTCGGGAGACTGTAGGAAGGATGGAAACACTGCTGGAAGTAGAACCGGAGATTGTATGCTGTGATATGCATCCAAAGTACAATTCTGTGATGGTCGCGGAAGAACTGGGACTTCCGGTGGTGAAAGTGCAGCATCATTATGCACATATCCTTTCCTGCATGGCAGAAAATGACTGCGCAGAGCAGGTGATCGGTGTATCTTTTGATGGAACCGGATATGGAACTGACGGTACGATCTGGGGAGGAGAAATCCTGTTATCAGATTTAGATGGATTCACGAGAGTGGGAAGTGTGATGCCATTTCTTCAGGTTGGTGGAGACGCTTCTTCGAAAGAAGGATGGAGAATTGCAGTTTCTCTGATCTATGGAATGACAGGTGACAGAAAAAAAGCAGCTGAAATCACAGAAAAATTAGAACTTTGTACGAAACAGGAAGCAAACGTGCAGTTTACCATGGCAGATCGTAAGATCAATGCCGTGATATCAACCAGTGCAGGACGATTGTTTGACGGTGTGAGTGCGATGCTTGGAATCCGAAGGAAGTCTACATTTGAAGGTGAGGCTTCTATGGCACTGGAATTTGCAGCAGAAGAGTACCGGGAAACTATGCTTGAAAAGAGTAAACAACAAATTCAGGAAACTGAAAAATATGGTTACGATAAAGAGGATACAGATACTCTCAGTAGAAATGAAAATCTGTCAGAGACAGAAGAAATAAAGAGAATGGATGACAAGTTGATTTCTGCAGGTGATCGCTTGCTGCTCAACACAGAATCCCTGATAAAAGAAATCCTGAATCGTCAATTAAATGGAGAAGATCCGGGCAAGCTGGCATACTTTTTCCATCGGGAGCTTGCCTGCCAGATCACGGCAGCCTGTGTGAAGATCAGAGAACTGAGCGGCTGTAATAAAGCAGCCTTAAGTGGCGGGGTTTTTCAAAACAGACTGCTTCTGGAGCTGACTGATCATATGCTTCTGGAACAGGGATTTGAAGTGTTGAAACATCAGCTGCTGCCGCCAAATGATGGTGGGATTGCGCTGGGACAGGCTGTGTATGCGATGGCATATCTGGAAAAAGCATAG
- a CDS encoding nitrogenase component 1: protein MSRAYYCTVEELNERGRENIPGQFKSNMHLIYSSPATLAFNSPGAEGFGVKRAGLAVPGSIMLIVAPGCCGRNTSLISSMREYDNRFFYLMMDETDIVTGRHLKKIPKAVAEICEGLEKKPSVVMICITCVDALLGTDMERVCRKAEEKAGLPVRPCYMYALTREGRKPPMVHVRQSLYSLLEPTKKKGNVVNLLGFFSPLVDDCELYDLLHSAGIKTIHEISRCRDFEEYKTMAEANFNLVLHQESRYAAEDFNDRLKIPFIELRRLYQTDKIQNQYQALASVLGISFELDEYREAAEQGIEDFRKVCPDASFAVGECMNGDPFELALALLKYGFKVPEIYGTITAENFVYMKQLALLSPETRVFSNMEPTMIYYDPAQSGVNITIGKDALYYHQDCPGLMWNQDEQPYGFAGVRRLFEALKEVAG from the coding sequence ATGAGCAGAGCTTATTATTGTACAGTAGAAGAACTGAATGAACGTGGAAGAGAGAATATCCCGGGTCAGTTTAAATCAAATATGCATCTTATTTACAGTTCTCCGGCGACCCTTGCCTTTAACTCTCCGGGAGCAGAAGGGTTCGGAGTCAAGAGAGCAGGGCTGGCAGTTCCGGGTTCGATCATGCTGATCGTGGCTCCGGGATGCTGTGGGCGAAATACGTCTCTGATCAGTTCCATGCGCGAATATGACAATCGCTTTTTTTATTTGATGATGGATGAGACAGATATTGTGACTGGCCGTCATCTGAAGAAAATCCCAAAGGCAGTGGCAGAAATCTGTGAAGGTCTTGAGAAGAAGCCTTCTGTTGTGATGATCTGCATCACCTGTGTAGATGCACTTCTTGGCACAGATATGGAGCGTGTGTGCCGAAAAGCAGAAGAAAAAGCGGGGCTTCCGGTGCGGCCGTGCTACATGTATGCACTGACCAGAGAAGGACGAAAACCACCGATGGTACATGTACGACAGTCCTTATATTCCCTGCTAGAGCCGACAAAAAAGAAGGGAAATGTCGTTAATCTTCTGGGATTTTTCTCACCGCTTGTGGATGACTGTGAGCTGTATGATCTCCTTCACAGTGCAGGAATTAAGACAATCCACGAGATATCCAGATGCAGAGATTTTGAAGAATATAAGACGATGGCGGAGGCGAATTTCAATCTGGTTTTGCATCAGGAATCACGTTATGCGGCGGAGGATTTTAATGACAGACTGAAGATTCCATTTATTGAGTTACGACGTTTATATCAGACGGATAAGATACAGAATCAGTATCAGGCACTTGCGTCTGTACTGGGCATTTCCTTCGAGCTGGACGAGTATCGAGAAGCAGCAGAACAGGGAATCGAGGATTTCCGAAAAGTCTGTCCGGATGCATCATTTGCAGTCGGGGAATGCATGAACGGGGATCCGTTTGAACTGGCACTGGCTCTTCTGAAATATGGATTCAAAGTACCTGAGATTTATGGAACGATTACGGCAGAGAACTTTGTGTATATGAAACAGCTTGCACTCTTAAGCCCGGAAACGAGGGTGTTTTCCAATATGGAACCAACCATGATCTATTACGATCCGGCACAGAGCGGAGTGAATATCACCATAGGCAAGGATGCCCTTTATTACCATCAGGACTGTCCTGGACTGATGTGGAACCAGGACGAACAGCCGTATGGATTCGCCGGGGTGAGAAGGCTGTTTGAGGCGTTAAAGGAGGTGGCTGGATGA
- a CDS encoding nitrogenase component 1, producing the protein MRGLRKYLTPFAPDQSGAVSVLFELGGIVVICDAGGCTGNVCGFDEPRWFEQKSAIFSAGLRDMDAILGRDDRLVAKLADVVQKIDATFVAVIGTPVPAVIATDYLALKRMSEKKIKLPILTVDTDGMELYDKGEEKAFLELFKIFAIEKYQAEEDRIGILGMTPQDVSDLDAADKIRDLYQQKYGKQAVCYCMGDGLEEIREASSVSRNIVVSPAALMTAKYLEKTFGTPYEIHYPLVDELIPDVDYTGKEVLIVHQQVIANSIRKELLKKGAKRVQIASWFMMKKELLADGDVLLRDEDAYIELVQNGDFDIIFADGCMERMIPEFKGIFVDTRHFAVSGKLIGK; encoded by the coding sequence ATGAGAGGACTTCGGAAATACCTGACGCCGTTCGCACCAGATCAGTCAGGTGCGGTGTCAGTACTTTTTGAACTGGGAGGTATTGTGGTGATCTGCGATGCCGGAGGATGCACCGGCAATGTCTGTGGATTTGATGAGCCACGGTGGTTTGAACAGAAAAGTGCAATTTTCAGCGCCGGACTTCGAGATATGGATGCAATCCTGGGACGTGATGACCGCCTGGTGGCGAAGCTTGCTGATGTGGTGCAGAAGATAGATGCAACGTTTGTAGCAGTGATTGGAACTCCGGTTCCAGCAGTTATCGCAACAGACTATCTTGCGCTTAAACGCATGAGTGAAAAAAAGATAAAACTGCCAATCCTGACAGTAGATACAGACGGAATGGAACTCTATGACAAAGGCGAAGAGAAAGCTTTTCTGGAGCTTTTTAAGATTTTTGCGATAGAAAAATATCAGGCGGAAGAAGACAGAATTGGTATTCTGGGGATGACACCGCAGGATGTCAGTGACCTTGACGCGGCAGACAAAATACGTGATCTATATCAGCAGAAATATGGCAAACAGGCAGTCTGTTACTGCATGGGAGACGGACTGGAAGAGATAAGAGAAGCCTCCTCAGTAAGTAGAAATATCGTTGTTTCGCCGGCGGCACTAATGACAGCAAAGTATCTGGAAAAGACATTTGGGACACCGTATGAAATTCACTATCCGCTGGTGGATGAACTAATTCCAGATGTAGATTATACCGGTAAAGAAGTTCTCATTGTACACCAGCAGGTAATTGCAAATTCTATTCGAAAAGAACTGTTGAAGAAGGGTGCAAAAAGAGTTCAGATTGCAAGCTGGTTTATGATGAAAAAAGAGCTTTTGGCAGATGGTGATGTGCTTCTCCGAGATGAGGATGCTTACATAGAACTTGTGCAAAATGGAGATTTTGATATCATTTTTGCAGATGGATGTATGGAGCGGATGATACCAGAATTTAAGGGAATATTTGTAGACACACGGCATTTTGCGGTGTCTGGAAAGTTGATTGGAAAATAA
- a CDS encoding nitrogenase iron protein NifH: MLKVAIYGKGGIGKSTVTSNLAAAFASMGKKVIQIGCDPKADSTINLLGGEPLRPVMNYMREEDEEPEKLEDISREGFGGVLCIETGGPTPGLGCAGRGIIATFQLLEDLRLFETYQPDVVLYDVLGDVVCGGFAAPIREGYAEKVLIVTSGEKMALYAANNISSAVRNFEDRSYARVFGIVLNHRNVENETEKVQAFADKSGIPIVGEIPRSDEIIRWEDQGKTVIEGDAKSSISRRFFDLAEMLLKAEEEE; the protein is encoded by the coding sequence ATGCTGAAAGTGGCAATTTATGGAAAGGGTGGTATCGGGAAATCGACAGTGACTTCCAATCTGGCGGCGGCTTTTGCTTCTATGGGGAAGAAAGTCATTCAGATTGGCTGTGATCCGAAGGCAGATTCTACGATCAATCTGCTTGGTGGAGAACCACTTCGCCCGGTTATGAACTATATGCGGGAAGAGGACGAGGAACCGGAGAAACTGGAAGACATTTCACGTGAAGGATTCGGAGGCGTTCTCTGTATTGAAACAGGCGGTCCGACACCGGGACTTGGGTGTGCCGGAAGAGGAATTATTGCGACATTCCAGCTTCTGGAGGATTTGAGATTATTTGAAACATACCAGCCGGATGTGGTTCTTTATGATGTGCTTGGTGATGTAGTGTGCGGAGGATTTGCTGCACCGATTCGTGAAGGATATGCAGAGAAAGTGCTGATCGTGACATCCGGAGAGAAGATGGCTTTATATGCTGCAAATAATATTTCCAGTGCCGTGAGAAACTTCGAAGATCGGAGTTATGCGCGGGTTTTCGGTATTGTTTTGAATCATCGAAACGTCGAAAATGAAACAGAAAAAGTGCAGGCATTTGCAGACAAGAGCGGTATTCCGATTGTTGGTGAGATACCGAGAAGTGATGAGATCATCCGATGGGAAGACCAGGGTAAAACAGTGATCGAAGGAGATGCAAAGTCCTCGATTAGCAGACGTTTTTTTGATCTGGCAGAGATGCTTTTGAAAGCAGAGGAAGAAGAATGA